A single region of the Eulemur rufifrons isolate Redbay chromosome 8, OSU_ERuf_1, whole genome shotgun sequence genome encodes:
- the HSPB7 gene encoding heat shock protein beta-7 isoform X7 yields the protein MSHRTSSTFRAERSFHSSSSSSSSSSSSSSASRALPAQDPPMEKSLSMFSEDFGSFMRPHSEPLAFPARSGGQGNIKTLGDAYEFVVDVRDFSPEDIIVTTSNNHIELAADGTVMNTFAHKCQLPDDVDPTSVTSALREDGSLTIRARRHPHTEHVQQTFRTEIKI from the exons ATGAGCCACAGGACTTCCTCCACCTTCAGAGCGGAGAGAAGTTtccattcctcctcctcttcctcctcttcctcctcttcctcctcctccgcctcccgTGCCCTGCCGGCCCAGGACCCACCCATGGAGAAGTCCTTGAGCATGTTTTCTGAGGATTTTGGCAGCTTCATGAGGCCGCACTCAGAGCCTCTGGCCTTCCCAG CCCGCTCTGGGGGGCAGGGCAACATCAAGACCCTGGGAGACGCCTATGAGTTTGTGGTGGACGTGAGAGACTTCTCACCCGAAGACATCATTGTCACCACCTCCAACAACCACATCGAG CTGGCGGCTGATGGCACAGTCATGAACACCTTTGCTCACAAGTGCCAGCTGCCGGACGACGTGGACCCTACATCGGTGACCTCGGCCCTGCGGGAGGATGGCAGCCTCACCATCCGGGCACGGCGTCACCCGCACACAGAGCACGTCCAGCAGACCTTCCGGACGGAGATAAAAATCTGA
- the HSPB7 gene encoding heat shock protein beta-7 isoform X1, whose product MSHRTSSTFRAERSFHSSSSSSSSSSSSSSASRALPAQDPPMEKSLSMFSEDFGSFMRPHSEPLAFPARSGGQGNIKTLGDAYEFVVDVRDFSPEDIIVTTSNNHIEVRAEKLAADGTVMNTFAHKCQLPDDVDPTSVTSALREDGSLTIRARRHPHTEHVQQTFRTEIKI is encoded by the exons ATGAGCCACAGGACTTCCTCCACCTTCAGAGCGGAGAGAAGTTtccattcctcctcctcttcctcctcttcctcctcttcctcctcctccgcctcccgTGCCCTGCCGGCCCAGGACCCACCCATGGAGAAGTCCTTGAGCATGTTTTCTGAGGATTTTGGCAGCTTCATGAGGCCGCACTCAGAGCCTCTGGCCTTCCCAG CCCGCTCTGGGGGGCAGGGCAACATCAAGACCCTGGGAGACGCCTATGAGTTTGTGGTGGACGTGAGAGACTTCTCACCCGAAGACATCATTGTCACCACCTCCAACAACCACATCGAGGTGCGGGCTGAGAAG CTGGCGGCTGATGGCACAGTCATGAACACCTTTGCTCACAAGTGCCAGCTGCCGGACGACGTGGACCCTACATCGGTGACCTCGGCCCTGCGGGAGGATGGCAGCCTCACCATCCGGGCACGGCGTCACCCGCACACAGAGCACGTCCAGCAGACCTTCCGGACGGAGATAAAAATCTGA
- the HSPB7 gene encoding heat shock protein beta-7 isoform X2, producing the protein MSHRTSSTFRAERSFHSSSSSSSSSSSSSSASRALPAQDPPMEKSLSMFSEDFGSFMRPHSEPLAFPAALPTARSGGQGNIKTLGDAYEFVVDVRDFSPEDIIVTTSNNHIEVRAEKLAADGTVMNTFAHKCQLPDDVDPTSVTSALREDGSLTIRARRHPHTEHVQQTFRTEIKI; encoded by the exons ATGAGCCACAGGACTTCCTCCACCTTCAGAGCGGAGAGAAGTTtccattcctcctcctcttcctcctcttcctcctcttcctcctcctccgcctcccgTGCCCTGCCGGCCCAGGACCCACCCATGGAGAAGTCCTTGAGCATGTTTTCTGAGGATTTTGGCAGCTTCATGAGGCCGCACTCAGAGCCTCTGGCCTTCCCAG CAGCCCTCCCCACAGCCCGCTCTGGGGGGCAGGGCAACATCAAGACCCTGGGAGACGCCTATGAGTTTGTGGTGGACGTGAGAGACTTCTCACCCGAAGACATCATTGTCACCACCTCCAACAACCACATCGAGGTGCGGGCTGAGAAG CTGGCGGCTGATGGCACAGTCATGAACACCTTTGCTCACAAGTGCCAGCTGCCGGACGACGTGGACCCTACATCGGTGACCTCGGCCCTGCGGGAGGATGGCAGCCTCACCATCCGGGCACGGCGTCACCCGCACACAGAGCACGTCCAGCAGACCTTCCGGACGGAGATAAAAATCTGA
- the HSPB7 gene encoding heat shock protein beta-7 isoform X6, which yields MSHRTSSTFRAERSFHSSSSSSSSSSSSSSASRALPAQDPPMEKSLSMFSEDFGSFMRPHSEPLAFPARSGGQGNIKTLGDAYEFVVDVRDFSPEDIIVTTSNNHIEVRAEKCQLPDDVDPTSVTSALREDGSLTIRARRHPHTEHVQQTFRTEIKI from the exons ATGAGCCACAGGACTTCCTCCACCTTCAGAGCGGAGAGAAGTTtccattcctcctcctcttcctcctcttcctcctcttcctcctcctccgcctcccgTGCCCTGCCGGCCCAGGACCCACCCATGGAGAAGTCCTTGAGCATGTTTTCTGAGGATTTTGGCAGCTTCATGAGGCCGCACTCAGAGCCTCTGGCCTTCCCAG CCCGCTCTGGGGGGCAGGGCAACATCAAGACCCTGGGAGACGCCTATGAGTTTGTGGTGGACGTGAGAGACTTCTCACCCGAAGACATCATTGTCACCACCTCCAACAACCACATCGAGGTGCGGGCTGAGAAG TGCCAGCTGCCGGACGACGTGGACCCTACATCGGTGACCTCGGCCCTGCGGGAGGATGGCAGCCTCACCATCCGGGCACGGCGTCACCCGCACACAGAGCACGTCCAGCAGACCTTCCGGACGGAGATAAAAATCTGA
- the HSPB7 gene encoding heat shock protein beta-7 isoform X3, translated as MSHRTSSTFRAERSFHSSSSSSSSSSSSSSASRALPAQDPPMEKSLSMFSEDFGSFMRPHSEPLAFPALPTARSGGQGNIKTLGDAYEFVVDVRDFSPEDIIVTTSNNHIEVRAEKLAADGTVMNTFAHKCQLPDDVDPTSVTSALREDGSLTIRARRHPHTEHVQQTFRTEIKI; from the exons ATGAGCCACAGGACTTCCTCCACCTTCAGAGCGGAGAGAAGTTtccattcctcctcctcttcctcctcttcctcctcttcctcctcctccgcctcccgTGCCCTGCCGGCCCAGGACCCACCCATGGAGAAGTCCTTGAGCATGTTTTCTGAGGATTTTGGCAGCTTCATGAGGCCGCACTCAGAGCCTCTGGCCTTCCCAG CCCTCCCCACAGCCCGCTCTGGGGGGCAGGGCAACATCAAGACCCTGGGAGACGCCTATGAGTTTGTGGTGGACGTGAGAGACTTCTCACCCGAAGACATCATTGTCACCACCTCCAACAACCACATCGAGGTGCGGGCTGAGAAG CTGGCGGCTGATGGCACAGTCATGAACACCTTTGCTCACAAGTGCCAGCTGCCGGACGACGTGGACCCTACATCGGTGACCTCGGCCCTGCGGGAGGATGGCAGCCTCACCATCCGGGCACGGCGTCACCCGCACACAGAGCACGTCCAGCAGACCTTCCGGACGGAGATAAAAATCTGA
- the HSPB7 gene encoding heat shock protein beta-7 isoform X4, whose amino-acid sequence MSHRTSSTFRAERSFHSSSSSSSSSSSSSSASRALPAQDPPMEKSLSMFSEDFGSFMRPHSEPLAFPGNIKTLGDAYEFVVDVRDFSPEDIIVTTSNNHIEVRAEKLAADGTVMNTFAHKCQLPDDVDPTSVTSALREDGSLTIRARRHPHTEHVQQTFRTEIKI is encoded by the exons ATGAGCCACAGGACTTCCTCCACCTTCAGAGCGGAGAGAAGTTtccattcctcctcctcttcctcctcttcctcctcttcctcctcctccgcctcccgTGCCCTGCCGGCCCAGGACCCACCCATGGAGAAGTCCTTGAGCATGTTTTCTGAGGATTTTGGCAGCTTCATGAGGCCGCACTCAGAGCCTCTGGCCTTCCC GGGCAACATCAAGACCCTGGGAGACGCCTATGAGTTTGTGGTGGACGTGAGAGACTTCTCACCCGAAGACATCATTGTCACCACCTCCAACAACCACATCGAGGTGCGGGCTGAGAAG CTGGCGGCTGATGGCACAGTCATGAACACCTTTGCTCACAAGTGCCAGCTGCCGGACGACGTGGACCCTACATCGGTGACCTCGGCCCTGCGGGAGGATGGCAGCCTCACCATCCGGGCACGGCGTCACCCGCACACAGAGCACGTCCAGCAGACCTTCCGGACGGAGATAAAAATCTGA
- the HSPB7 gene encoding heat shock protein beta-7 isoform X5, producing MSHRTSSTFRAERSFHSSSSSSSSSSSSSSASRALPAQDPPMEKSLSMFSEDFGSFMRPHSEPLAFPALPTARSGGQGNIKTLGDAYEFVVDVRDFSPEDIIVTTSNNHIELAADGTVMNTFAHKCQLPDDVDPTSVTSALREDGSLTIRARRHPHTEHVQQTFRTEIKI from the exons ATGAGCCACAGGACTTCCTCCACCTTCAGAGCGGAGAGAAGTTtccattcctcctcctcttcctcctcttcctcctcttcctcctcctccgcctcccgTGCCCTGCCGGCCCAGGACCCACCCATGGAGAAGTCCTTGAGCATGTTTTCTGAGGATTTTGGCAGCTTCATGAGGCCGCACTCAGAGCCTCTGGCCTTCCCAG CCCTCCCCACAGCCCGCTCTGGGGGGCAGGGCAACATCAAGACCCTGGGAGACGCCTATGAGTTTGTGGTGGACGTGAGAGACTTCTCACCCGAAGACATCATTGTCACCACCTCCAACAACCACATCGAG CTGGCGGCTGATGGCACAGTCATGAACACCTTTGCTCACAAGTGCCAGCTGCCGGACGACGTGGACCCTACATCGGTGACCTCGGCCCTGCGGGAGGATGGCAGCCTCACCATCCGGGCACGGCGTCACCCGCACACAGAGCACGTCCAGCAGACCTTCCGGACGGAGATAAAAATCTGA